A stretch of Natronococcus sp. CG52 DNA encodes these proteins:
- a CDS encoding MATE family efflux transporter — translation MTDRLTTAVRVVASAFERAGIIDAERFRPTMDLAWPRIVTGFAIMSKQTADLAMVGIAVGTAGTAGLAFALAYWEVVTMLGLGLAGGTVSLVSQNYGGEETERASLVVTQSVLLAVAFAIPLVIGFVAFADRLIGVFGAGSTSLEHGSTYLVFVAPAVLFELLNLIASRTYTGVGDTFTEMMARAGGAVLNVLLSALLIFGFGLGVAGAAIGTTLSTGFVTLVLAWGMVGRSYGRLGMEPSPVPITRGGTRLEPTVIRQLIEISTPEIGRRLAQGIVVFPLLWIAASFGPVIVTALEVGRRVRSLINSVNWGLSLASSSLVGQHLGANEEAEASAYGAAIIRLSTVLYAGIAVLVVAFAEPIASLFVSDSAEVARAAPFVAVGAVSAIGFGLDGAATGALLGAGDTRWPFVAALVGRYGFALPAAALGLVTPLGIGGLYLALLLETYVPGGINYWLFRRGRWKVVSRRYRPDADPG, via the coding sequence ATGACGGATCGACTGACGACAGCAGTGAGGGTCGTCGCGAGCGCGTTCGAGCGCGCGGGAATCATCGACGCCGAGCGGTTCCGCCCGACGATGGATCTCGCCTGGCCCCGGATCGTCACCGGATTCGCGATCATGTCAAAACAGACGGCCGACCTCGCGATGGTCGGGATCGCCGTCGGCACGGCGGGAACTGCGGGGCTCGCGTTCGCGCTGGCGTACTGGGAGGTCGTGACGATGCTGGGGCTGGGTCTGGCGGGCGGAACCGTCAGCCTCGTCTCGCAGAACTACGGCGGCGAGGAGACCGAGCGCGCGTCGCTCGTCGTCACCCAGAGCGTCCTGCTCGCGGTCGCGTTCGCGATCCCGCTCGTGATCGGCTTCGTCGCGTTCGCCGACCGGTTGATCGGCGTGTTCGGCGCCGGATCGACGTCGCTCGAGCACGGGAGCACCTACCTCGTCTTCGTCGCGCCGGCCGTCCTCTTCGAGCTGCTCAATCTCATCGCCAGCCGAACGTACACGGGCGTCGGCGACACCTTCACCGAGATGATGGCCCGGGCCGGCGGCGCGGTCCTCAACGTCCTGCTCAGCGCGCTCCTCATCTTCGGGTTCGGGCTGGGCGTCGCCGGGGCGGCGATCGGCACGACCCTCTCGACCGGCTTCGTGACGCTCGTCCTGGCGTGGGGGATGGTCGGTCGGTCGTACGGACGGCTGGGCATGGAGCCGAGTCCGGTGCCGATCACCCGCGGGGGAACGCGGCTCGAGCCGACGGTGATCCGACAGTTGATCGAGATCTCGACTCCGGAGATCGGCCGACGGCTCGCTCAAGGGATCGTCGTCTTCCCGCTGCTGTGGATCGCCGCCTCGTTCGGACCGGTGATCGTCACGGCACTCGAGGTCGGTCGACGGGTCCGCAGTCTGATCAACAGCGTCAACTGGGGGCTGTCGCTGGCCTCGAGTTCGCTCGTCGGACAACACCTCGGCGCGAACGAGGAAGCCGAAGCGAGCGCCTACGGTGCGGCGATCATCCGGCTGTCGACCGTGCTCTACGCCGGTATCGCCGTCCTGGTCGTGGCGTTCGCCGAACCGATCGCGAGCCTGTTCGTGAGCGATTCCGCCGAGGTCGCCCGGGCCGCGCCGTTCGTCGCCGTCGGCGCCGTCAGCGCGATCGGCTTCGGTCTCGACGGGGCCGCGACCGGCGCGCTCCTGGGCGCCGGCGACACCCGCTGGCCGTTCGTCGCCGCGCTGGTCGGACGGTACGGGTTCGCGCTGCCGGCCGCCGCCCTGGGGCTCGTCACGCCGCTCGGGATCGGCGGTCTCTACCTCGCGCTTCTGCTCGAGACGTACGTCCCGGGCGGGATCAACTACTGGCTGTTCAGGCGGGGGCGCTGGAAGGTCGTGAGTCGGCGCTATCGACCCGACGCTGACCCCGGCTGA
- the spt4 gene encoding transcription elongation factor subunit Spt4, which produces MASDRLVCRECHRVNEPTADTCDSCNSSSLTEDWAGYVVIAHPEDSEIATEMQVTEPGAYALKVR; this is translated from the coding sequence ATGGCCTCCGATCGCCTCGTCTGTCGCGAGTGTCACCGCGTCAACGAACCGACCGCCGACACCTGCGACTCCTGTAACTCCTCGTCGCTGACCGAGGACTGGGCCGGCTACGTCGTCATCGCCCACCCCGAGGACAGCGAGATCGCCACGGAGATGCAGGTCACAGAACCGGGTGCGTACGCGCTGAAGGTCCGGTAG
- a CDS encoding geranylgeranyl reductase family protein — MYDFVVVGVGPAGARFSRRAAENGYDVLALEQGTIGTPLACSGHVSTDIWSFTGDGARDELFQNEIYGARFHVGGPRSDAYPFYKREVASNVIDRVGLDRHLADLARGAGADVRERHTVTGVTERRDRVEVVASGPDGPVTHEAKMIAGCDGPRSRVRDELGLPEPDELLHGVLAFSEEEDHQNFVDVHLTAPTFFAWRIPRGDAGVEYGLAAPPGVEVNKHFEELIDGYEVDVSRRCSGAIPIGPADRVTSRRGFLLGDAAAQTKPFTGGGILYGMTSADHAAREIDPDRPTSLAAYERAWREDLEREQQLGHYLRRAYSLPEPVQRIGLSSVSGEIGVHMDRPTSVISPAHLKAMLSRLRP; from the coding sequence ATGTACGACTTCGTCGTCGTCGGCGTCGGTCCCGCCGGCGCGCGGTTCTCCCGTCGGGCCGCCGAGAACGGCTACGACGTGCTCGCACTCGAGCAGGGAACCATCGGCACGCCGCTGGCCTGCTCGGGCCACGTCAGCACGGATATCTGGAGCTTTACCGGCGACGGCGCCCGCGACGAACTCTTTCAGAACGAGATCTACGGCGCGCGGTTTCACGTCGGCGGGCCCCGTAGCGACGCCTACCCCTTCTACAAGCGGGAGGTCGCCTCGAACGTCATCGACCGCGTCGGGCTGGACCGCCACCTCGCCGACCTCGCCCGCGGGGCCGGCGCCGACGTTCGCGAACGACACACCGTCACCGGCGTCACCGAACGCCGTGACCGCGTCGAGGTCGTCGCCAGCGGTCCCGACGGTCCCGTCACGCACGAGGCGAAGATGATCGCCGGCTGCGACGGGCCGCGATCCCGGGTTCGCGACGAACTCGGGCTGCCGGAGCCCGACGAACTCTTACACGGCGTCCTCGCGTTCTCCGAGGAGGAGGACCACCAGAACTTCGTCGACGTCCACCTTACGGCGCCGACGTTCTTCGCGTGGCGCATCCCCCGCGGCGACGCCGGCGTCGAGTACGGCCTCGCGGCCCCGCCGGGCGTCGAAGTGAACAAGCACTTCGAGGAACTGATCGACGGCTACGAGGTCGACGTCTCCCGCCGCTGTTCGGGGGCGATTCCGATCGGCCCCGCAGATCGCGTGACGAGCCGTCGCGGCTTTCTTCTCGGGGACGCGGCCGCTCAAACCAAGCCCTTCACCGGCGGCGGCATCCTCTACGGGATGACCAGCGCCGACCACGCCGCCCGCGAGATCGACCCCGACCGGCCGACCAGCCTCGCGGCGTACGAACGCGCCTGGCGCGAGGACCTCGAGCGCGAACAGCAACTCGGCCACTACCTGCGACGAGCGTACTCCCTGCCCGAACCCGTTCAACGGATCGGCCTGAGTTCGGTGTCGGGAGAGATCGGCGTCCACATGGACCGGCCGACGTCGGTGATTTCGCCCGCCCACCTCAAGGCGATGCTCTCGCGGCTTCGTCCGTGA
- a CDS encoding PIN domain-containing protein: MSTPVALDTSALMMPVELNVRLFDELDRLLGVYEPTTPQPVVEELRRLSEKGGAEGTAANVGHDLATERCLVVDTEESYADDALVELAREGVVDYVVTNDRPLRDRVLETSIPVIALRGRNKLAITQP, from the coding sequence ATGAGTACCCCGGTCGCTCTCGATACGAGTGCGCTGATGATGCCGGTCGAACTCAACGTTCGGCTGTTCGACGAACTCGACAGGCTGCTCGGCGTCTACGAACCGACGACGCCACAGCCCGTCGTCGAGGAGCTTCGGCGGCTGTCGGAGAAGGGCGGCGCCGAGGGGACGGCGGCGAACGTCGGCCACGACTTGGCGACCGAACGCTGTCTCGTCGTCGACACGGAGGAATCGTACGCCGACGACGCGCTGGTCGAACTCGCCCGCGAGGGCGTCGTCGACTACGTCGTCACGAACGACCGCCCGCTGCGCGACCGGGTGCTCGAGACGAGCATACCGGTAATTGCATTACGCGGGAGAAACAAGTTGGCAATCACTCAACCATAG
- a CDS encoding FAD-binding oxidoreductase, protein MGTTGRSPGEKSFDELSSDAVRSFSDGFDGDVLFPSDPAYDDARGLWNGMIDRYPAIIARCSGVADVVAAVTFAREQNLRLAVRGGGHNVAGTAVCDAGIVVDLSEMNSVRVDRRARTVRAEGGATLGDVDRETQLFGLATALGAVSQTGIAGLTLNGGYGHLSRRYGLALDNLVSVDVVTADGQVHTASSDENADLFWGIRGGGGALGIVTSFEYRLRDVGPEVYAFFAWFHADDAAAVMDRFREWTVDPPRDAGVLAFTARVPELEEFPEESWGEPALAFLGSYRGDLEDAGDVFRPLLASATPIADLSGSMGYVDLQSMLDEDYPDGLRYYWKSIYLEELTDEVVDLMIRHNESAPSVLSTIDLWHLGGAVAEVPKDATAFWHRDKPHMLTFEANWEGPADDDANVNWARDGIAEAQELSVASGRYGNFPGMNEDPAKLLYGGNYERLVDLKTQYDPENLFRGTVAPRTGD, encoded by the coding sequence ATGGGAACGACAGGTCGGTCACCAGGTGAGAAATCGTTCGATGAACTCTCGAGCGACGCCGTTCGCTCCTTCTCGGACGGATTCGACGGCGACGTACTATTCCCGTCCGATCCGGCGTACGACGATGCTCGAGGGCTCTGGAACGGCATGATAGACAGGTATCCCGCGATCATTGCCCGTTGCTCCGGCGTCGCAGACGTCGTCGCGGCGGTAACGTTTGCCCGCGAACAGAACCTGCGGCTCGCGGTCCGGGGTGGCGGACACAACGTCGCCGGGACGGCCGTCTGCGACGCCGGTATCGTCGTCGATCTCTCGGAAATGAACAGTGTGCGCGTCGATCGAAGGGCGCGGACGGTTCGCGCTGAGGGCGGCGCGACGCTGGGCGACGTCGACCGCGAGACGCAGCTGTTCGGCCTCGCGACGGCGCTCGGCGCCGTCTCGCAGACCGGGATCGCCGGACTGACGCTCAACGGCGGCTACGGCCACCTGAGTCGCCGGTACGGACTGGCACTGGACAACCTCGTCAGCGTCGACGTCGTGACGGCCGACGGTCAGGTCCACACCGCGAGCAGCGACGAGAACGCGGACCTCTTCTGGGGGATCCGCGGCGGCGGTGGCGCTCTCGGGATCGTCACGTCCTTCGAGTACCGCCTCCGCGACGTCGGGCCGGAAGTGTACGCGTTTTTCGCGTGGTTCCACGCTGACGACGCGGCCGCGGTGATGGACCGGTTCCGCGAGTGGACCGTCGACCCCCCTCGAGACGCGGGCGTCCTCGCGTTTACGGCCCGCGTCCCCGAACTCGAGGAGTTCCCCGAGGAGTCGTGGGGTGAGCCGGCCCTCGCCTTCCTCGGCTCCTACCGGGGCGACCTCGAGGATGCCGGCGACGTCTTCCGTCCGCTGCTCGCGAGCGCGACGCCGATCGCCGATCTCAGCGGTTCGATGGGCTACGTCGACCTGCAGTCGATGCTCGACGAGGACTACCCGGACGGGCTCCGGTACTACTGGAAGTCGATCTACCTCGAGGAACTGACCGACGAGGTCGTCGACCTCATGATCCGACACAACGAATCGGCGCCCTCGGTCCTCTCGACGATCGACCTCTGGCACCTCGGCGGCGCGGTCGCCGAGGTCCCGAAGGACGCGACCGCGTTCTGGCACCGCGACAAGCCGCACATGCTCACCTTCGAAGCGAACTGGGAGGGCCCGGCCGACGACGACGCGAACGTGAACTGGGCCCGCGACGGAATCGCCGAAGCGCAGGAGCTGTCGGTCGCGTCGGGCCGGTACGGTAACTTCCCCGGCATGAACGAAGATCCCGCGAAACTCCTCTACGGAGGCAACTACGAGCGCCTGGTCGATCTGAAGACGCAGTACGACCCGGAGAACCTGTTCCGGGGGACGGTTGCGCCACGAACCGGCGACTGA
- a CDS encoding DNA-directed RNA polymerase translates to MYKRVRLKDTVEVPPEALGDVSPKLVKQLLQDKLEGRMDEEVGSIVSVTEVHDIGDGAVLPNRPGVYYEADFDAVTFDPEMQEVIDGTIVEVVEFGAFVGIGPVDGLLHVSQISDEYLAFDGENQQLASNESNRTLGVDDAVRARIVTKSIDERNPRDSKIGLTAKQPGLGKHGWLEDEHEKREAATGE, encoded by the coding sequence ATGTACAAACGGGTCAGACTAAAGGATACGGTCGAAGTACCGCCGGAAGCGCTCGGCGACGTCTCGCCGAAGCTCGTCAAGCAACTGCTGCAGGACAAACTCGAGGGACGCATGGACGAGGAGGTCGGCAGCATCGTCTCCGTCACCGAGGTCCACGACATCGGTGACGGGGCGGTCCTCCCGAACCGTCCGGGTGTCTACTACGAGGCAGATTTCGACGCCGTCACGTTCGATCCGGAGATGCAGGAGGTCATCGACGGCACGATCGTCGAGGTCGTCGAGTTCGGTGCCTTCGTCGGAATCGGCCCCGTCGACGGGCTGCTCCACGTCTCGCAGATCAGCGACGAATACCTCGCCTTCGACGGCGAAAACCAGCAACTCGCCTCGAACGAGTCCAATCGGACCCTCGGCGTCGACGACGCCGTCCGGGCCCGCATCGTCACCAAGAGTATCGACGAACGGAACCCGCGCGACTCGAAGATCGGCCTGACGGCCAAACAGCCGGGACTCGGCAAGCACGGCTGGCTCGAGGACGAACACGAGAAGCGCGAAGCCGCTACGGGTGAATAA
- a CDS encoding DUF5828 family protein: MEEQISGFKEVGDWGTIVEHGERITEALRELGVRSDDEYRDRFAGAFDEWDEWRPKAHESFERDVKEKTAEKAVENGNEDERDEAKPSENLHATGEKLSESYGALEDRDVEEAVENGTEALDHAARAVDSASRKALQTVEKGVYRHVMTQLAPCYFDNELVSANVERPLTEDDDDRFSFEVNVNDDHLKADVSTVLSRYEDEIDRWHVDTEKNTAPVETIEGVEVPPELDDESRPTKT, encoded by the coding sequence ATGGAAGAACAAATTTCCGGATTCAAGGAAGTCGGTGACTGGGGGACGATCGTCGAGCACGGCGAGCGAATCACCGAGGCGCTCCGAGAGCTCGGCGTCCGGAGCGACGACGAGTATCGAGACCGGTTCGCCGGCGCGTTCGACGAGTGGGACGAGTGGCGCCCGAAAGCCCACGAGAGCTTCGAGCGAGACGTCAAGGAGAAGACCGCCGAAAAGGCGGTCGAGAACGGAAACGAGGACGAACGGGACGAAGCGAAACCGAGCGAAAACCTGCACGCTACCGGCGAGAAACTCTCGGAATCGTACGGCGCGCTCGAGGACCGCGACGTCGAAGAGGCGGTCGAGAACGGAACGGAGGCCCTCGACCACGCGGCTCGAGCGGTCGACTCCGCGAGCCGAAAGGCGTTACAAACCGTCGAGAAGGGCGTCTATCGGCACGTGATGACGCAGCTCGCACCGTGTTACTTCGACAACGAACTCGTCAGCGCGAACGTCGAGCGACCGCTGACCGAGGACGACGACGATCGGTTCAGCTTCGAGGTGAACGTCAACGACGATCACCTCAAGGCGGACGTTTCGACCGTACTCTCGCGGTACGAGGACGAGATCGACCGCTGGCACGTCGACACCGAGAAGAACACCGCCCCCGTCGAAACGATCGAGGGCGTCGAGGTGCCGCCGGAACTCGACGACGAGTCGCGCCCGACGAAAACGTGA
- a CDS encoding FAD-binding oxidoreductase, with the protein MSVTTTPTDDGAVRELEEQLRGKLVRPDDPGYDEARSVWNGMIDRSPAIVVRSRGVSDVIAAVTFAREHDLLFAVQGGGHNIAGNGVCDGGLLLDLSAMRSVRVEPERKIAHVEPGATLADVDHETQSFGLATPLGINSTTGVAGLTLGGGFGWLTRKYGMTVDNLRSVDVVTADGELRHASETENPELFWGIRGGGGNFGVVTSFEFDLHEVGPEVLAGPIVYPGEDATEVLRRVRDFNEDAPDESSVWVVLRKAPPLPFLPESVHGVGVAIVVAFYAGEMDVGEEVLAPIREFGDPIADGVGPHPYAEFQQAFDPLLTEGARNYWKSHNFRELPDEAIDTAVEYAETLPSPLSEIFFGQVGGAMARVPADATAYPHRDPEYVMNVHTRWEDPEMDDRCISWARKFYDEMGQYATGDVYVNFISEREGEEILAYGENYERLVELKTEYDPENLFRINQNVEPTA; encoded by the coding sequence ATGTCAGTGACAACCACGCCCACGGACGACGGAGCAGTACGCGAACTCGAAGAACAGCTCCGTGGTAAGCTGGTGCGCCCCGACGATCCGGGGTACGACGAGGCGCGATCGGTCTGGAACGGAATGATCGATCGATCGCCGGCGATCGTCGTTCGCTCGCGGGGCGTCTCGGACGTGATCGCCGCGGTGACCTTCGCCCGCGAGCACGACCTGTTATTCGCGGTGCAGGGCGGCGGGCACAACATCGCCGGGAACGGGGTCTGCGACGGCGGGCTCCTGCTCGACCTCTCGGCGATGCGGTCCGTTCGGGTCGAGCCGGAGCGGAAGATCGCCCACGTCGAACCCGGCGCGACGCTCGCCGACGTCGACCACGAGACCCAGTCGTTCGGCCTCGCGACCCCGCTCGGCATCAACTCGACGACCGGCGTCGCGGGCCTGACGCTCGGCGGCGGCTTCGGGTGGCTCACGCGCAAATACGGCATGACCGTTGACAACCTGCGCTCGGTCGACGTCGTCACCGCGGACGGAGAGCTCCGCCACGCGAGCGAGACGGAGAACCCGGAGCTCTTCTGGGGGATCCGCGGCGGAGGCGGCAACTTCGGCGTCGTCACGTCCTTCGAGTTCGATCTCCACGAGGTCGGTCCGGAGGTGCTGGCGGGACCGATCGTCTACCCCGGCGAGGACGCGACCGAGGTACTCCGACGCGTCCGGGACTTCAACGAGGACGCGCCGGACGAATCCTCCGTCTGGGTCGTCCTCCGCAAGGCGCCGCCGCTCCCGTTCCTTCCCGAGAGCGTCCACGGCGTCGGCGTCGCCATCGTCGTCGCGTTCTACGCCGGCGAGATGGACGTAGGCGAGGAGGTCCTGGCGCCGATCCGAGAGTTCGGCGACCCCATCGCCGACGGCGTGGGTCCGCACCCGTACGCGGAGTTCCAGCAGGCGTTCGATCCCCTGCTCACCGAAGGCGCCCGGAACTACTGGAAGTCGCACAACTTCCGGGAGCTCCCGGACGAGGCCATCGACACCGCCGTCGAGTACGCGGAAACGCTTCCGTCACCGCTGTCGGAAATCTTCTTCGGGCAGGTTGGCGGCGCGATGGCACGCGTGCCGGCGGACGCGACGGCGTACCCGCACCGCGATCCCGAGTACGTGATGAACGTCCACACCCGGTGGGAGGACCCCGAGATGGACGACCGGTGCATCTCCTGGGCCCGGAAGTTCTACGACGAGATGGGGCAGTACGCGACCGGCGACGTCTACGTGAACTTCATCAGCGAACGCGAAGGAGAGGAGATCCTCGCCTACGGCGAGAACTACGAGCGCCTCGTCGAACTCAAGACCGAGTACGATCCGGAGAACCTGTTCCGGATAAACCAGAACGTCGAGCCGACGGCCTGA
- a CDS encoding GTP-dependent dephospho-CoA kinase family protein, with protein MTRDDVRDAEIGDDQLLILPDELRHELKEPMGPIETDAERLLETVEGPLIAVGDVVTYHFLQAGRAPDVALVDERTKRQTVEEEIRETVAKRANVGVTNPPAELTTDVVRTLKDALERDEPTTILVDGEEDLVALPAIVVAPDGASVVYGQPDEGMVHVVVDEEVRAEVRALLERFEGDQDRFWELLEASDGDE; from the coding sequence GTGACTCGCGACGACGTTCGAGACGCCGAAATCGGAGACGACCAGCTACTGATTCTGCCCGACGAACTCCGTCACGAACTCAAGGAGCCGATGGGCCCGATCGAAACCGACGCCGAGCGGTTGCTCGAGACCGTCGAGGGACCGCTGATCGCCGTCGGCGACGTCGTTACCTACCACTTTCTGCAGGCGGGACGAGCGCCCGACGTCGCGCTCGTCGACGAGCGAACCAAACGGCAGACGGTCGAGGAGGAGATCCGCGAGACCGTCGCGAAGCGGGCCAACGTTGGGGTGACGAACCCGCCCGCGGAGCTCACGACCGACGTCGTCCGCACGCTCAAGGACGCACTCGAGCGCGACGAGCCGACGACGATCCTGGTCGACGGCGAGGAGGATCTTGTCGCGCTGCCGGCGATCGTCGTCGCGCCCGACGGCGCGAGCGTCGTCTACGGCCAGCCCGACGAGGGGATGGTCCACGTCGTCGTCGACGAGGAGGTGCGCGCGGAGGTCCGCGCGCTGCTCGAGCGCTTCGAGGGCGATCAGGACCGGTTCTGGGAGCTCCTCGAGGCGTCCGACGGCGACGAATAA
- a CDS encoding TIGR00341 family protein, with product MRYLEITVPEGKRRPVLDILEEEGIDYVVSDETSGRGYTAVVRFPIPTRAVEPVLDRLRRAGLSDDASVVVINAETVISEEFATLRDQYSQGGKKGSRTSRQVLRTKADELTPPFPIYTAMLLISAVVATAGLLADSPAVVIGAMVIAPLIGPALAANVGIVTGDDRLKSTGFTYQVVGVTIVIVASIGLATLARLAGLEPAGVDIVVATELQERVAPNLFSLAVALGAGIAGILSLTRGFSEAIVGVMIAAALIPPSAAVGITVAWGMYGAAIGATILVIVNVLSINLAALATLWVAGYRPQGLFEVSPTRKPTYTYAAIFSVALLVLAAPLAGVTLLDFHTTELESSAEDEVETVLAESRYDHLEAEDVVVELDGDYPIQSVERVVVTVSGRETGPEPGLADRLYDEIRPHGDESLVVEVQYVVSERRGDADDPRGSVRASSGDATLADAGP from the coding sequence ATGCGCTATCTGGAGATTACGGTGCCGGAGGGGAAGCGGCGGCCCGTTCTCGACATCCTCGAGGAGGAAGGGATCGACTACGTCGTCAGCGACGAAACCAGCGGTAGGGGCTACACCGCAGTCGTCCGGTTTCCGATCCCGACCCGGGCCGTCGAGCCGGTTCTCGACCGGCTGCGGCGAGCCGGGCTCAGCGACGACGCCAGCGTCGTCGTCATCAACGCGGAGACGGTCATCTCGGAGGAGTTCGCGACGCTCAGAGACCAGTACAGCCAGGGTGGGAAGAAGGGGTCGCGAACCTCGAGACAGGTTCTCCGCACGAAGGCTGACGAACTCACGCCCCCGTTTCCAATCTACACGGCGATGTTGCTCATCAGTGCCGTCGTCGCCACCGCCGGGCTGCTGGCCGACTCGCCGGCGGTCGTGATCGGGGCGATGGTTATCGCCCCGCTGATCGGGCCCGCGCTCGCCGCCAACGTCGGCATCGTCACCGGCGACGACCGTCTCAAGTCGACCGGGTTCACCTACCAGGTCGTCGGTGTCACGATAGTCATCGTCGCCTCTATCGGGCTCGCCACCCTCGCCCGACTGGCGGGGCTCGAACCCGCGGGGGTCGACATCGTCGTCGCCACCGAACTCCAGGAGCGGGTCGCTCCGAACCTGTTCTCGCTCGCCGTCGCACTCGGTGCCGGGATCGCCGGTATCCTGAGTCTCACGCGGGGGTTCTCGGAGGCCATCGTCGGCGTGATGATCGCCGCGGCGCTCATTCCGCCGTCGGCCGCGGTCGGGATCACGGTCGCCTGGGGGATGTACGGTGCGGCGATCGGTGCGACCATCCTCGTGATCGTGAACGTCCTGTCGATCAACCTCGCTGCGCTGGCGACGCTGTGGGTCGCCGGCTATCGCCCGCAGGGACTATTCGAGGTGTCGCCGACCCGGAAGCCGACGTACACCTACGCGGCGATCTTCAGCGTTGCGCTGCTGGTGCTGGCCGCGCCGCTCGCTGGCGTCACGCTGCTCGACTTCCACACGACGGAACTCGAGTCGTCCGCCGAGGACGAGGTCGAAACGGTGCTCGCGGAGTCACGGTACGACCACCTCGAGGCGGAGGACGTCGTGGTCGAACTCGACGGCGACTACCCGATCCAGTCGGTCGAGCGAGTCGTCGTCACGGTCTCCGGACGAGAGACGGGTCCCGAACCGGGCCTTGCCGATCGGCTCTACGACGAGATCCGGCCCCACGGCGACGAGTCGCTGGTCGTCGAAGTCCAGTACGTCGTGTCCGAACGACGGGGCGACGCCGACGATCCGCGGGGGAGTGTTCGTGCCTCGAGCGGCGATGCAACCCTTGCCGATGCCGGCCCCTGA